TACTCAGAATACATCGAAAGCACACAAGATCCAAAGAGACAGCAAAATCAGAATTTAGGCATTTGTACATCTCATAGGGTAGGTCTAAAGTCAGTGTTTCTAAACCTATCCCAAAATGGATACAAGGGTATGAACTGCAAGCTAGAAGGAACTCTTAACAGAACAAGCACAGTGACTTAAGGGATTAAGCAGGCTTAGGAAGGCCCCTGTACTTCTGCAGTACTCATTAATTGGGTAGGAGTAAAAGTTTCTGTGATCAGGACCACAGTCCAAATTAAACTACATtctaaatttaattatttggGGTGTTTACCAGATTAAAGATAAAAGTGTACTCAAGTTTTTCAGCATCTTCAAATAtacagtaaaatttaaaaattatagcaaATTAATACTTCAGGTGGAATTTTAAATTACCCACATGCCACAGTTAAGTCTCTAACAGTACTGTTAACGTCTGATGAAATGAAAGCTAGCCTGTGTGTGTACTTCTCCACAGATGTTGAAAAAACTATCTACAactaataaaaaccaaaacaatcatCTTCACTGACCATAAACTTCTATTTTTGTCCTCTCACTTGAGGGTATATTTAATTTATTGacacatttttgtttatgtatgcctacactttaaaaaatggagaCTGGTTTGATACTAAGTTAAAACTTTGAGAACCCTTGCCAAGTTTTACCATTAAAACCCTTAGTATAAAAGATTTCTATGATTTTTGTGTTAGAAAGTCTACtcgttttttaatttttaaaatactaatgatTAGATGTTCTACCTGCTAAGGAAAAATATATGACATGGATTCCCAAAATTGACACAtggttcataaaaataaaagttacttaCAGAAAATAGCCTGAAAAAATTAGAATGGTGAATCctaaagggaagagagaaacctGCATTTGTAAATAAGTTCAAACTGAAATTTTGGAATTTGTCCTATGCCCCACGCTGTTTATTAATTACCATGGTAAAAACAACAACTACATTACAAAGAAGAGATGTATCATACGCATGTCTTGCTCATTCAGGACAGCTTGGCTTTCTTCTTGGCAGGTCCTTTATGGCCTTTGGCCTTTCTTCTCAAATTCCGCCTGTCTACTACAGGAACTTCCACTTCTACCTCCTCCGAGCTGCTATCCACAGCTTTCTCGGTTGATTGTGTAAACTGGTCCAGTTGCTCAGAAGACGCTTCAGATTGCTCCTCTGACTGGTTCTTCTGTCCTGCATTCTGTGGAAATGGCACATCTTCCAGTTCTACCTCTACCAGAGAACTCTGAGCAGCAGGTGTTTCCTGGGCCTCCGGGCCCCCCTCCTCACCCTGCTCCTCCAGGGAGGATGTAGTCTTGGGTGATAGATTCTCAGGGACGGGCTCTTCAGCAAAGTCCGATcctgcagaatttggaaaaccaCTGTCCGACTTTTCTTCATTTGGCAGAGTGCTGACATTGTCTGAGCTCcccaaatgtgttttcttttttgaaactaGGGACAGCTTTTCTTCAGTATGTCCTTTATCATCAGATGAGCCTTGATCTGTCAACGTTTCTGAGTCAGAAACAGGTGaggtctgaaaataaataaataaataaataaataaataaataaataaatataaacaaagctCAACAGTTTTACAATATAGTCCTAACATGAACCATTCTCAATGTCACTAAACTtctgtataaagaactcaatactGATTACTTTTGTTACAAATGAGTGCATATTCTAAATTCAACTCAACTTCTTCTGAATTGTTTCATGGCAAGTATAATACAATACTTATAAGAAAGAGTATCCAAGACACTTTACACTTCAAGATTCTCCCAAACCATCAATTGCCTCTAAGTCTTGGTGTTACTAGAGCCAGAACAAAGAATCTCTTGGGACAACACTGTGCTACCCGCTACCCCTCGCTCAGTCTAACTGGTCTCATTAGACAGTAGCAGTCAGGGTGATGGGAGTTTCATTCCCCAACCTCAGGAAGACACTTAGAGAGCATTACTATACATGTCTTTTAGCCATAAACTGAAATATTCAAaaccaaattaatttttaaatatcccATCAAGCTTTTCTTTAGCTCGTCTACtgaatttaaaataatcaaaattactATAGTGGTCCTAACCAATGCACATAATAAGCACTCAAATGTTTGGTAAACcatgttttgtaatttttctaaTCATTTCCCTAAGTCTGTAAAAGAGTGCTCATTTTGTTACCATAAAGCAGatatgtggggtgggggtggaattgAACCTtgaaagacaaatataaaatgtatgtctGAAATACAAATGTTCCTAAAGGACTACCTGCTAGGGTAGAGGAAAAGATTTTGAATCCTCCACCTCTACCTAATGGCACCAATACTGGCAAACATTACCTATAAGAAAATGAGGTGATTCTGCCTTACCTTGTCTGGTGCCGCCTCAGGAGCTTTTGGAGAGTCTGCCACCAGTGGAACAACATTCACAGTCTCTTCACTGGAATTAAAAGATGGAACTTTTAACTCTTCTTCTAGACCTTCACTGGTGGAGTCCTCCTCTTCAGTTACAAGTGAGGTCTTAAGAGCATCATCCACTACCTCTCCATTCACAGGCTCTACTGCAGCGTCCTACACCAAGCGGAAAGTCAGGGTTTGATTACAAACTGACTGTTCAAGAAAGACCCATTGTCCATCCCTACCAGTCATCCACCAGGATTCTCAATAGATTTACTGGAGGAGGAACTTAGTAGGCAATGTCAGCCAAGTAGAGTTGCcaagggctgggcggtggtggtgcacacctttaatcccagcacttaggaggcagaggcagtcagatctctgagttccaggacagcctggtctacaaaaggagttccaggacaaccagaacagttacacagagaaaacccagtCTCAAACACCCCCCGCCAAAAAAGAAGTTCCCAAGGACCACACACTCCTGTTATTCTCTGGTGATAGGGCAGCACCAGGATGCCCAGGGGTTACACAATGTGGGTCTGAGATTCAATGAAAAGATCCTGCTCCTTCCATCTATTCcttctttcactttgttttgtcttgagCCTGGTGGTATGACTATAATCCTAGTatctggaagactgaggcaggagaatttcaagtTTGAGAACAGTAAATATAATGGCAATTCTAAGTACAGACTGGATTACATAAAGGGAGATTCTCTCTCACaaaaagagaatattttcaatCATTGATCTACATTTTACTGTTATACCAAGTGGTACAGAGTTGACGACAAACAGCAGGTAATCACAGTAAACTCATAAAAGGACTAACCAGAGTGGAGAAatgttaaaggaaagaaaataagaacaacaGAATGTAAGACAGAACTGTGGTCACAAAGTAAGaggcaatgaaaaagaaaaggtcagTTCACATTTTAGATTtgagaacaaaatgaacaaaacagaaaaggagactCAACGTGGAAGAATTAAGATGGCGCTGAGGTTAAGAGCAaacgctgctcttgcagaggattaaGCTCAGTGCCTAGTTCCCACGttatgtggctcacaactgtaactacGGTTCTGGAGGATTCAGCACCCTCttatggcttctgtgggcacctacactcatatgCAGATGCTCACAAACAGaaataccccccacacacacacacataattaaaaataaaggtaagaaaaaaatcagaagtatTATTGGATTTAAGATGACAAAAATATGAGGAGGCAAGCTACACTACAGATAAAGACCTGgggttggggagacagctcagttgttaAGGAGCATTTGGTATGCTGAGTCAAATCCCCACATCCACTTAAAATGGATACAGACACAGCTGCTTGTTCCTGTAACTATCAGCAGGAGGAACCAGAGACAATGGATTTGGACTCACTGGTCAACCAGCCTAACCAGCCAGTCTGGATAAAAGGCAAGtttcagttcagtgagagaccccatctcaaagcaCTAAGGCAGACAGCAATAGAGGAAGGCACCCaacatccttctctggcctctgcatgtgtacACACGGGTATGTgcactcccccatcccccaccaccacccctcaccccccccccccccgcaagatAGGCCATGAACCAAAAGTCAAAGGACAAAAGACTAAGTTTCCCAGAATGTACACTCTTAGGAGAAAAAAGCATGATtgaaacatatatgcagagacatggacatatatacatatacaagaacaaaaaataaacaaaactcgcAAAGATTAAACTGTTACAAAGCCAGAAAACTATAGAACCTTAAGGAAAGTAAAGTAGTCACCCACCCCCCAGCTAAGAGAAGCTATTGGAATTCCAATGGTGCTGTCACTGGAGTGCTTTAATAACATATGCTCAATGTCTTGCCAGATGACACAGGTTACATGATACACACTGTATATTACAGTTTAAAGAAACTTGCTGAGAGTGCTAGAGAGCTtctcagagttaagagcactggctgcttttccagagaatccAGATTCAATCagcagcacccacgtggcaacttaaactgtttgtaactccaggtccagggaatcccatgacctcttctttgtgtttcatattttttttttttttttggtttttcgagacagggtttctctgtgtagctttgcgcctttcctggaactcacttggtagcccaggctggcctcgaactcacagagatccgtctgcctctgcctcccgagtgctgggattaaaggcgtgcgccaccaccgcccggcctgtgtttcatattttgagacagtctttctatacagtcctggatgtccttgaactcactatgtagatcagactgacctctaactcaccgagatccacctgtttctgcctctccagtgctgggattaaaggtgtgcaccaccatggctggccCCTCTTTTGACCTTCAAAAGCAGTAGGCATTAGACACCTAAgtggggcacagacatacatggaggcaacacacccatacacacttaaaaaataatagtaataaaattggTAGGACTTTTATTCTTATACTGTATACACTAGGGAAATAGGTGAAAGACTTTCAAGAAACTCAGGTGCAAACGAAAAAACAAGGAACGTGTAAAGTAGAAAGGACTGAAGATATCCAAAAGGAAGGACAAATGGGTAGAGGGGGGGAAAGGAGGATAGGAATAATACACATATAAAGAGCTCAAGGATCAAGCCAAATTTAATAGTTTCCTTAGCTACAGAgaatttatctatttgttttggggtgttgttttgttttgtaactactttacctatttttttctaggaatttATAAAATCACCTGAagtaaaatagatagatagatagatagatagatagatagatagatagatagatagatagatagatagataaaaatccAAATCCAAATAACTCATTATTAATTCTTCTAACAAAAGTACAGGGGCAGCTGAGGACGGCCTGGGCCCTACCTGGTTCTACCAGGCTTTATCCCTGTGTACTTATGTATGTTTAATTCCACTTATCAGTCTGTATTCAAAATGCACTGAGGGATCTTCCTCTGTGCCTTCCATTATCCCAGCCAATGGGTACTTTTTAACCACCAAGCACAATTCTAGAACACGGCTTTCTGTCTCTAGCCGTGCACGGTCACGGACGTTTTCTGCTTTATTTAACTGAGTGACGAGTGACGTCGTACTTTGCCACCATCTTGTTTCTCCAGGCGTGACTGAGATTCCGGTGCGGCCTGGGCATCTTTATCACTGCTTTCATCTTCAAGTTCAACCACTCTCTGCTCGGGTTCTTCTTGCAGGAGTTCTTCTGAGCTCTCTGATGTGCGTGCAGTACATTCTATTctagaaaacaaaccaagacattcttgttttttcttattacaGATCAAGGTAAAATCTGAAGGATCCCATTTTTGAGACAGCATAGGTGATGAAGTCAGGGCCTCCAGTACAGTTAGGCAAAGCACTGAATAATCCTGgccctttttattttgaaaaaggtCTGGCTAAAATTGCTCAGCCTGACTTGGGGCTCACtcacaatcctccagcctcagcaacCTAGAATCCCTTCTTAACAAAGTAACATTTTAGATAACTAAATGCTATTCCATCAGCATTAGATTCTGTAGGTCCAAAACCAATCTTTTCATCCTGataaatttgttctttttctggcCTGTTGTttagttcaattaaaaatatcacattttctctatttaaaCTAAATCTTTCATCTACTCTACTGGAATGAACATACACCCCAGTTGACGTCCAATAATTTCAGTGCACAGCTTGTGTCCACAATTATAGGTCCTGACTACTTGACAGTACCAAAGGACCTGACATCGTACTCTACAGACACTTGCTCTGTCTGCCATGTGCACTGgcactctattcacaatagctaggaaatggaaacaacttaaatgtccttttactgatgaatggatagtgaaaatgtggtaaatatgtACCATGGATTTctgttcagctgtaaagaaaagtgaactcATAAAATTTGTAAGTGaatgggtagaactagaaaatatgtaTTGCAGTGGTTTAAAGAATAATGACTCCCACAGGAccctatgtttgaatgcttagtgcCTAGTTgctgggactgtttgggaaggattaggaggtcaggccttgttggagatgtgtcactgggtatGGGCTTCAAGTTTCCAGAGACTCCCAGCATGCTCTCTGTGTCCTGTTTGTGGATGGATGTGAggttcagctgctgctccagagtcatcctgcctgcttcctgccatcctcTCTATGATGGTAATTGGCTCCTAACCCTCCGCAACTCCAACATCCGAATGAACCCTTCCTTCTTAGGCTGACTTGGCCATGGTCTTTTAAAAAACTGCTGTACTAGAGATGGAATTAAGGAGTTGGTAGTGGGGGGTGGGCTACTGCTATGACAAACATGATCATCTGCGTTATTGTTTGTTTAAAGGAATCTGGAAGACTTTGGATCTTTGGACTAAGAAAGTAGTTGAATGCTGGAAGCAGAGCTTAACAGACCATCCTAGTAGGCGCTTGGAAGACAGTAGTACTAAAAACTATGTGGACTGTGGAGATCCTGCTTAAGAGGCTTCAGAGGGAAGAATTTTAGTGAACTGGCTAGACATCACTCTTGTGCTGTTttagcaaagaatgtggctgcctccTGCCCCTATCCTAAGAACTTGCCTGAAACTAAACTGAAAAATAATGGAACAATTTCTTCAGctgaggagatttcaagacaaccTGATCTTAAAATTACTAATAACCACTCCACCATGTGATTAATAATAATCACAATCACTCCTATGCATATccacaatgaaaaagagcaagtgggaaaaaaagaaatacaaatcagacagtgtaaagagaaaaagagcacatGACACCCAGAGCTGCAGGATTTGGGGTTTCCTCTGCGGGTTTATTCCAGCCTCTTACTGGCTGCCCTTCCCATCACACTGTTCAGATGACAGTCCTGGGAAGCAGAACCTAAACACCAACTCTGGAGCAAACACACCTGCTGCACCACAATAAAGCAGCTCCACCTTCAGGACTAGAGACCAACAGTACTTAAGCGGCAACACACCAAACACTGTGAGTGAAGACCATTCCCTCCTTACTTGTCTGCTGAGGCCGATGGTGAGGTCTGGGTACTGTTTACATCTTCCCCTTGAGAACCACTCAATTCTGAGTCCTGAAACCGCCTTCCGATCTTTGGTCGCTTTAGATGACTGCTTCGAGGCCGAGTGGAAACAGGCGTCTTTTCTGGTCCTGAGGGAAACCAGTAAAACTGCACTTGACTCCTGGCTTGACTACCTACctatcacagcacacagaaatgcAAGAACTGCACCAGCTTAACCAACCCACTGCCCTGTTACAGTTTCACTCCCTCCTTCAGATCAAGCTAGGACAACAACGTCAGCCTTTGTCTCATTATCTATGACTGCCAGTGTCCACTCCTCGTATGTGTACATTATCCCGAGCTTTACGTTTCTGTTCtttcactcattctctctcttacTGATCGTGGGGAATGGTAAAGACATGATGATCCCTCTGTTACAAGAAAGAAGGAGGGGCTCAACAGCACCCTCAGAGTTCACACACAGTAAAGCCATGGTAATGGGGGCCTGAGAGTCCAGAGCTAGAACACTTACTAAAAGAACAGCTGATTTTCTTACCTTCAGAAGTGCTAGCAAAGGCATCTTTTAGGGAATGGATCTAAAATAGAGATAAAGATTAAAATCTAATGTTTTAACTATCCTTTCTCACTTTGGACCTATTTTGTTCatagtttcaaagaaaaatatttaactgtATTCAAATAGTACTTTTTGTTAAGAAATATaccttttgccgggcggtggtggcgcacgcctttaatcccagcactcgggaggcagaggcaggaggatctctgtgagttcgaggccagcctggactaccaagtgagtcccaggaaaggcgcaaagctacacagagaaaccctttcttgaaaaaccaaaaaaaaaaaaaaaaaaaaaaaagaaatacaccttTAAATTAAAAGGTTATGTTATATCCCTTGGTTCATTATAAGCTTAAGAATTTATCCAAGGATCTGAAATGTTACAGGTTTACCTTGGAGTGTCTTAGCATTCTGTCCAGACAGCTACCTGCTCTCCTGGATTTCTCTGCACACTCTCTTCACTTAGGTAACTATTGCTGATGAatcaaaacatacaaataaagctCCCCAACTTCTACCTGGATTTCCTACATTATTCCTTACCTACACTAATGGCAATAGCAATTAATTAGTCATTCTAGCAAAGACCTGTGTAATAGCAATGAGTCCTTCCTATCTATCCCTCAACCAATCACAAAGCTTGCTGACTTTAAATGAAGGCTCTCACAGAGCTATATTTCCTCTCACCATTGCTTTAGCCCAGGCCTTTATCATCTTAAATCTAACAATTCCAAACAGCTTCTTCCCTGGTCAAGTCCCACACTTTACAGCCTATCTAATCCTTTACACATAACAGAAGAATGCTTCCCAATCAAAGTGTGCAATTCCTTTGCTTAAAACTCTTAAATCAACACGTTATCACTGCACAGAATACAAACTATAAAacttttcaataatttatttctttcatattaaGTTTGCCATCTCTAAATTATCCCTTACGTTTCTTTTACATGCTCTCTTCTAAAATGTCCTAACAACCCTTTTCATAGAACTCCACCTGTCCTTTAAATCATCCTGTGCTACATACCTTCAATCATTTGCTATAATAACTAAGGCAATTATTATCTTGCAGTTTATTTATGTTTCCAACAATGGACCATCTAGTTCTCTCATGTATTCAAGAACCATACCTTTATCTCTGAACATCCACTTCTTGCTGATATCCACCCCATTATAAAGTACCATCCACTCATGCACCCGTTACACACTTACTGAACTACAACATGGTAGGCACACACATCCAACATCAATTTAGAGGTAAAAAAAATTTCATCCTGTATTTCACAACAGCTAGTACAGCTATGTGAATTTGAAAGTTGCCAGTAAAAGAAATGACAACTGTTTTGACGTGATGGATATGCAAATTATCCTGATCCAGTCATTACataatacacacaataaaatgtcACATTATACTGCATAAGCATATGCAAATATTATgttaattgaaattttaaagtCTAATTATAGACTATAAAGAAGTTAACTGTGgcaaatgtataataaaaatctTGCCTTCAAGAAGCCTGTTGTTCAACTAGAAAAGATAAACATGACAAAAGATAAACACATGTAATGTTTTATGTACACAAATGAGTGAAAGCAAGCCAAATACCACCATCACCTAAACAATGAACCACGGAGTTAAAATACAATTATGTAAGTGGTCATAAAGCTTTCTTGAACTAAAATATTAAAGTAGTATGAAGAATATGAacttaaaaaatgacagaaaatacaATTTATGCTATTAACCTTATGACATATTGCTACTACCTttattctcattcaaatgacatttaaaattatttggctCCATATTAAAACAAACTATAGTCTTTATTACATTTGTAGGAAGAGCagagtttttagtttttcttgcttttatgaTAACTGAAAgtagtatgtgaatgtgtgtctaCCTAAGGAATATGGACTAGAGCATAAGAAGAACAGAGGcttgccaggcgtggtggcagacacctttagtcccagaactcaggaggaagaggcagatgggtctttgtgagttccaggtctgccacagcaacaaaatgacactcagtctcaaaaacaaactcaagaaaaggaagaaaaacaacagacaCTATGATGTTCTAAacatagaaatatgtatatataaactaaCTTTGCAGTAGTTTTTATCTTTAGACAGGTATAAAAACTTCATCCAAATAGTTAACTAAGACATGATATTTCAATTAAGACATGAAATAAATTGTATTAAGTATgcatacaaaaaaattaacaatggcTAATAATCTGTGTTACAgtatgtatttttccttttatattggTATATTTAAAATTAGCTTTAATTAGCTTATAATACTataaacatcattaaaaatattttt
The Peromyscus leucopus breed LL Stock chromosome 11, UCI_PerLeu_2.1, whole genome shotgun sequence DNA segment above includes these coding regions:
- the Fam169a gene encoding soluble lamin-associated protein of 75 kDa, with product MAFPVDLLDNCTHEELENSAEDYLSNLRCGDPENPECFSVLNITIPISLSNVGFVPLYGGSQTQRILALFAPEDSLTAVALYLVDQWWAIDDIVKTSEPSREGLKQVITLGERVVLYVLNRVIYRKQEMERHEIPFLCHSSTDYAKILWKKGEAVGFYSVKPTGSLCASFLTQSYQLPVLDTMFIRKKYRGKDLGLHMLEDFVDSFTEEALGLRYPLSSLMYTASKQYFEKYPGDHELLWEVEGVGHWHQRTPVTRALQREAVKVTEISQYEARRPVSGEYGLATGPEYEPGVEDSPSSEMQIHSLKDAFASTSEGPEKTPVSTRPRSSHLKRPKIGRRFQDSELSGSQGEDVNSTQTSPSASADKIECTARTSESSEELLQEEPEQRVVELEDESSDKDAQAAPESQSRLEKQDGGKDAAVEPVNGEVVDDALKTSLVTEEEDSTSEGLEEELKVPSFNSSEETVNVVPLVADSPKAPEAAPDKTSPVSDSETLTDQGSSDDKGHTEEKLSLVSKKKTHLGSSDNVSTLPNEEKSDSGFPNSAGSDFAEEPVPENLSPKTTSSLEEQGEEGGPEAQETPAAQSSLVEVELEDVPFPQNAGQKNQSEEQSEASSEQLDQFTQSTEKAVDSSSEEVEVEVPVVDRRNLRRKAKGHKGPAKKKAKLS